In Heliangelus exortis chromosome Z, bHelExo1.hap1, whole genome shotgun sequence, a genomic segment contains:
- the LOC139789804 gene encoding maestro heat-like repeat-containing protein family member 7 — MSAPERSQVDQEGSSGRQESTQPGAGAGAGAESGAEAWPVRMQQGNTWRNMTAPCGLSTGSLDPDPEGSGSLQAAQEPPSPGDPWPGHEEPTPDLSLPPHSPLGPTGSPHRQCSLEASSTATPIPTPQGLSSSPRSEERASPLSHPHGLSSFAKEQRPPSQPQLAKAGEEGGSHPPTTSELYKAQLLETDSESASSTYLTWSSAEEEEDELLLLDTVEETGEDDLSDMEKQLRDLGPHSCSYTLSEQLLQEQLFQDLVLFIDSPRALLVREMQSGMRPSFRRAHEVLRCIHSTVEHVCSEPARHSLRSLLRVLAERFPEDTVRSLLRISPHCDSAAVAMWEAMLSPLSKEQSIFEGLLRVIQGSAPEEHVSAAQPVSPLSAEPEIVLLSRFPDGPARPPGTGCTDPARRSTQPFGVRHPLALPFPWAPAGAPALYVTGPCSAHREAVEAIKDLLCLAGCRENVQQMQEEGVWDMMLQGETLEAAVSLLAREMCRSSGFVRLYLFLHMKFTLNSGREQENTFAMAFYVELLGCEDMAKQSSDLQLLRSYLDCGSDRMLLLVVRGLVAVAQDPEMAAEMRDRVMLDCILGRLEHNSEELRVEALLLLRKLTAHPTGDEEAIHITVMLAEKLPLLFDDESSQVRELSIKLFGETMGTLVSGKERWMQIIIQGNLVSLLLRMNDKSESVAQASAEALLICAKILGWRKLKREVKRKRTMRIAEILVERDRDVKYHVHACLPYLRDAQCDVRLAAIKFMGAAARHLSKDSDMEELQEMCDALQSLENDPEPRVRSLAAETLQNLETEQDQQRSRWSLRSLFCCFC, encoded by the exons ATGTCTGCACCCGAGAGAAGCCAAGTGGACCAAGAAGGTTCTTCTGGTCGCCAGGAGAGTActcagccaggggctggggccggggctggggctgagtcTGGGGCTGAAGCGTGGCCTGTGCGGATGCAGCAGGGGAATACGTGGAGGAACATGACAGCCCCTTGTGGTCTGTCTACTGGGAGCCTTGACCCAGACCCTGAGGGCTCTGGTTCTttgcaggctgcccaggagcctccatcccctggAGATCCATGGCCGGGCCATGAAGAGCCCACCCCAgacctctccctgcccccacacAGCCCCCTTGGTCCCACGGGCTCTCCCCACAGGCAGTGCAGCCTTgaggccagcagcactgccacccccatACCCACCCCCCAgggcctctcctcctccccccggAGTGAGGAGAGAGCCAGCCCCTTATCCCACCCCCATGGCCTCTCTTCCTTCGCCAAGGAACAGAGACCCCCgagccagccccagctggccAAGGcgggagaagaaggaggaagccATCCCCCCACCACAAGCGAGCTGTACAaggcccagctgctggagacag ATTCTGAGTCTGCGTCCAGCACATATTTGACTTGGTCATccgctgaggaggaggaggatgagctgCTCTTGCTGGACACCGTGGAGGAGACAGGAGAG GATGACCTGAGTGAtatggagaagcagctgagggatttGGGACCCCACTCTTGCTCCTACACCCTCAGTGAGCAACTCCTGCAGGAGCAACTCTTtcag gacCTGGTGCTCTTCATTGACTCGCCCAGAGCTCTCCTTGTCAGGGAGATGCAGTCAGGCATGAGACCTTCCTTTCGCAGG GCACATGAGGTCCtgaggtgcatccacagcaCCGTGGAGCACGTCTGCAGCGAGCCAGCCCGGCACAGCCTGCGGTCGCTGCTTCGGGTGCTGGCCGAGAGGTTCCCCGAGGACACAGTCAGGAGCCTGCTGAGGATCAGTCCCCACTGTGACAG TGCTGCCGTGGCTATGTGGGAGGCGATGCTGTCCCCActcagcaaagagcagagtATCTTCGAGGGGCTGCTCCGCGTGATCCAGGGCTCCGCACCAGAGGAGCACGTCTCAGCt GCTCAGCCAGTCTCCCCACTGTCAGCAGAGCCTGAAATTGTACTACTATCCAGATTTCCTGATGGCCCTGCTCGACCGCCTGGCACGGGCTGCACAGACCCTGCTAGACGATCAACGCAGCCCTTTGGGGTGCGCCATCCCCTTgccctgccattcccctgggccCCGGCCGGGGCCCCTGCTCTGTATGtaactggaccttgctctgcacacagggagGCAGTGGAGGCCATTAAAGATCTGCTGTGTCTTGCTGGCTGTAGAGAGAATGTCCAGCAGATGCAGGAGGAGGGCGTCTGGGACATGATGCTCCAAGGAGAGACCCTGGAGGCAGCAGTCAgtttgctggccag AGAGATGTGCAGGAGCTCAGGTTTTGTGCGGCTCTAcctcttcctgcacatgaaaTTCACCCTAAACTCCGGGAGGGAACAGGAGAACACTTTTGCCATGGCTTTTTATGTTGAG ctgctgggctgcgAAGACATGGCAAAGCAGTCGAGTGATCTGCAGCTCCTCCGGTCTTACCTGGACTGTGGCAGTGACAGGatgcttctgctggtggtcagGGGCTTGGTGGCAGTTGCACAGGACCCGGAGATG gcagcagaaatgcgGGACAGGGTTATGCTGGACTGCATCCTGGGGAGACTGGAGCACAACTCTGAAGAGCTCAGGGTGGaggccctgctcctcctcaggaAGCTAACAGCTCACCCCACCGGGGATGAGGAGGCCATCCACATCACAGTGATGCTGGCGGAGAAGCTCCCTCTCCTCTTTGATGAT gagtccagccaggtgcgGGAGCTCTCCATTAAGCTCTTTGGAGAAACAATGGGGACTCTGGTGAGCGGAAAGGAGAGGTGGATGCAGATAATAATCCAGGGGAACCTGGTCTCCCTCTTGCTAAGGATGAACGATAAGAGCGAGAGTGTGGCCCAG gcctcTGCCGAAGCCCTCCTCATCTGTGCAAAGATCCTGGGGTGGAGAAAGCTCAAGAGGGAGGTCAAAAGGAAGCGGACAATGAGGATTGCAGAGATCCTG GTGGAGCGGGACAGGGATGTGAAGTACCACGTGCATGCCTGCCTGCCGTACCTGAGGGACGCTCAGTGCGACGTGAGATTGGCGGCCATCAAGTTCatgg gggctgctgcacGGCACCTGAGTAAGGACTCAGacatggaggagctgcaggaaatgtGCGATG CCCTCCAGAGCTTGGAGAATGACCCTGAGCCCAGAGTCCGTTCCTTGGCAGCTGAGACCTTGCAGAACCTGGaaactgagcaggaccagcaaCGATCACGATGGTCCCTGCGATCtctgttctgctgtttctgctga
- the LOC139789352 gene encoding maestro heat-like repeat-containing protein family member 7 isoform X2, with product MQEEGVWDMMLQGETLEAAVSLLAREMCRSSGFVRLYLFLHMKFTLNSGREQENTFAMAFYVELLGCEDMAKQSSDLQLLRSYLDCGSDRMLLLVVRGLVAVAQDPEMAAEMRDRVMLDCILGRLEHNSEELRVEALLLLRKLTAHPTGDEEAIHITVMLAEKLPLLFDDESSQVRELSIKLFGETMGTLVSGKERWMQIIIQGNLVSLLLRMNDKSESVAQASAEALLICAKILGWRKLKREVKRKRTMRIAEILVERDRDVKYHVHACLPYLRDAQCDVRLAAIKFMALQSLENDPEPRVRSLAAETLQNLETEQDQQRSRWSLRSLFCCFC from the exons ATGCAGGAGGAGGGCGTCTGGGACATGATGCTCCAAGGAGAGACCCTGGAGGCAGCAGTCAgtttgctggccag AGAGATGTGCAGGAGCTCAGGTTTTGTGCGGCTCTAcctcttcctgcacatgaaaTTCACCCTAAACTCCGGGAGGGAACAGGAGAACACTTTTGCCATGGCTTTTTATGTTGAG ctgctgggctgcgAAGACATGGCAAAGCAGTCGAGTGATCTGCAGCTCCTCCGGTCTTACCTGGACTGTGGCAGTGACAGGatgcttctgctggtggtcagGGGCTTGGTGGCAGTTGCACAGGACCCGGAGATG gcagcagaaatgcgGGACAGGGTTATGCTGGACTGCATCCTGGGGAGACTGGAGCACAACTCTGAAGAGCTCAGGGTGGaggccctgctcctcctcaggaAGCTAACAGCTCACCCCACCGGGGATGAGGAGGCCATCCACATCACAGTGATGCTGGCGGAGAAGCTCCCTCTCCTCTTTGATGAT gagtccagccaggtgcgGGAGCTCTCCATTAAGCTCTTTGGAGAAACAATGGGGACTCTGGTGAGCGGAAAGGAGAGGTGGATGCAGATAATAATCCAGGGGAACCTGGTCTCCCTCTTGCTAAGGATGAACGATAAGAGCGAGAGTGTGGCCCAG gcctcTGCCGAAGCCCTCCTCATCTGTGCAAAGATCCTGGGGTGGAGAAAGCTCAAGAGGGAGGTCAAAAGGAAGCGGACAATGAGGATTGCAGAGATCCTG GTGGAGCGGGACAGGGATGTGAAGTACCACGTGCATGCCTGCCTGCCGTACCTGAGGGACGCTCAGTGCGACGTGAGATTGGCGGCCATCAAGTTCatgg CCCTCCAGAGCTTGGAGAATGACCCTGAGCCCAGAGTCCGTTCCTTGGCAGCTGAGACCTTGCAGAACCTGGaaactgagcaggaccagcaaCGATCACGATGGTCCCTGCGATCtctgttctgctgtttctgctga
- the LOC139789352 gene encoding maestro heat-like repeat-containing protein family member 7 isoform X1 — MQEEGVWDMMLQGETLEAAVSLLAREMCRSSGFVRLYLFLHMKFTLNSGREQENTFAMAFYVELLGCEDMAKQSSDLQLLRSYLDCGSDRMLLLVVRGLVAVAQDPEMAAEMRDRVMLDCILGRLEHNSEELRVEALLLLRKLTAHPTGDEEAIHITVMLAEKLPLLFDDESSQVRELSIKLFGETMGTLVSGKERWMQIIIQGNLVSLLLRMNDKSESVAQASAEALLICAKILGWRKLKREVKRKRTMRIAEILVERDRDVKYHVHACLPYLRDAQCDVRLAAIKFMGAAARHLSKDSDMEELQEMCDALQSLENDPEPRVRSLAAETLQNLETEQDQQRSRWSLRSLFCCFC, encoded by the exons ATGCAGGAGGAGGGCGTCTGGGACATGATGCTCCAAGGAGAGACCCTGGAGGCAGCAGTCAgtttgctggccag AGAGATGTGCAGGAGCTCAGGTTTTGTGCGGCTCTAcctcttcctgcacatgaaaTTCACCCTAAACTCCGGGAGGGAACAGGAGAACACTTTTGCCATGGCTTTTTATGTTGAG ctgctgggctgcgAAGACATGGCAAAGCAGTCGAGTGATCTGCAGCTCCTCCGGTCTTACCTGGACTGTGGCAGTGACAGGatgcttctgctggtggtcagGGGCTTGGTGGCAGTTGCACAGGACCCGGAGATG gcagcagaaatgcgGGACAGGGTTATGCTGGACTGCATCCTGGGGAGACTGGAGCACAACTCTGAAGAGCTCAGGGTGGaggccctgctcctcctcaggaAGCTAACAGCTCACCCCACCGGGGATGAGGAGGCCATCCACATCACAGTGATGCTGGCGGAGAAGCTCCCTCTCCTCTTTGATGAT gagtccagccaggtgcgGGAGCTCTCCATTAAGCTCTTTGGAGAAACAATGGGGACTCTGGTGAGCGGAAAGGAGAGGTGGATGCAGATAATAATCCAGGGGAACCTGGTCTCCCTCTTGCTAAGGATGAACGATAAGAGCGAGAGTGTGGCCCAG gcctcTGCCGAAGCCCTCCTCATCTGTGCAAAGATCCTGGGGTGGAGAAAGCTCAAGAGGGAGGTCAAAAGGAAGCGGACAATGAGGATTGCAGAGATCCTG GTGGAGCGGGACAGGGATGTGAAGTACCACGTGCATGCCTGCCTGCCGTACCTGAGGGACGCTCAGTGCGACGTGAGATTGGCGGCCATCAAGTTCatgg gggctgctgcacGGCACCTGAGTAAGGACTCAGacatggaggagctgcaggaaatgtGCGATG CCCTCCAGAGCTTGGAGAATGACCCTGAGCCCAGAGTCCGTTCCTTGGCAGCTGAGACCTTGCAGAACCTGGaaactgagcaggaccagcaaCGATCACGATGGTCCCTGCGATCtctgttctgctgtttctgctga